The following is a genomic window from Nocardioides thalensis.
CAGCCACACCTTCGGTGACCAGGTGCCGCGGTGGTAGACCGCGGAGGTCCCGAACAGCAGCAGCGCGCTCCCGACGTACAGCGCCGACCCGATGCGCGTCGTCGCCGTCGGCGACAGCACGATCAGGACGATGCCGGCGGCCAGGATCAGCGGCGTGCTGACGAGGTGCAGCCAGCCACGCAGCTTGGGCTTGACCTCCGCCAGCTTGTCGCTGATCTGGTCGCCGATGGCGTCGAACCCCGAGCGCACGGCCTCGGTGCCGTGCTTGAGCGACTGGTTCATCGTCAGGCGGTACCTCAGGCGGTCGGGACGGGCGGCACGCCCTCGGACGGCTGGACGATCACGAAGCCGGGACCGTTGAACGTGACCTGGAAGGCTTCGCCCGAGCCACGTCCGATCAGCGCGCCGGCGGTGAACGACGACTTGATGCCGGTCTGCAGCTGGACGGACCAGGCGACGAGCGCGTTGGCGTCGGCGAAGGTCGGCGCCTCCTGTGCGTTGAGGACCACCGGGTCGCCGTCGGTGGTGATGGCGACCCAGCCGGTGCCGCGCAGCGTGGTGTTGAACAGCCCGCCCGCGGCGATGCTGCCGCCCTTGACCCGCTCGATGTTCCACTGGAGGTTGGCGGAGAACGCGAGGATGTTCTTGCCGTTGACCGACAGGCCGCTGTTGTTGAGGTGCAGGATGTGCACGTTGGCCGCGATGTCGGCGAGGAAGACGTCGCCCTGGCCCTCGACGCGCATCAGCGAGAGGCCCTCGCCGGTGACGGCCTTCTTGAGGAACTTCGCGGCGCCGCCGCCCTGGTAGGCGAAGTTGACGTTGCCCTGGTAGGCGACCATCGAGCCCTGCCGCGCCATGAACGGCTCGTTGATCCGCACCTTGAGCATCTTGCTGTTCTGGAGCGACGGGCCGGGGGTGTCGCCGACCTCGCTGTAGCGGCCGTCGATCAGGTCGCCGGTGATGCCGCCGAACGCGTCGCCGTACGCCGACGGGCCGCCGACGTGGGGCTGCCCCATCGGCGGCTGCTGGGCGTAGGGGTCGTGGGCGGGGAGCGGCTGCTGCTCGGGCGTGTACGCCGGCGGCGCGCCGCCGAACGCGGGCGGGGTCGCCTCGTAGGAGGACGGGCCGGCCTCGTAGGTCGGGGCGCTGGACTCGTACGACGGGGCCTGCGCGGCGGGCTCCTCCGCGGCCTGCTCCTCTGCGGCCTGCTCCTCCGCGGCCTGCTCCTCCACCTGCTGCTGCGGCACGACGCGGGTCGCGGCGAACGGGTCGTCGGCCGGCTGCTCGTCCGCGGGCGTCTCGTCGGCGGGCGCGTCGAACACCGAGGGAGCCGACTCGTCGGCGGACGAGCTCTCCGAGTACGGGTCGGTCAGCGGGTCGCCGCCGGCGCGCATCGTCGCGTCGGAGCTGTCCTCGGAGAAGGGCGAGGCCTCGCCGCTGCCGGCCGAGGCGTCGTGCTGGCTCTCAGGCTGCGCCGGCGGCTGCAGGGGAGCGGTGGAGACGACGCCGCCGTCGGAGACGTGCTCGGTCCACTGGGACCCGTCCCAGTAGCGGAGCTCGTGCTGACCGGTGGGGTCCGGGTGCCATGCAGCGGCGGTCATCGTCGTACCTCTTCCTCTGGACGTTTGCTCACGACGCGGCGTCGGGGCCCCATCGTCGCAGCACCAACCAACCGGGGGGAAGGGTGGTTACGATCGTGGACGTGGCGGACTGGAAGCAAGGCGTACGACGGGTGCTCTACCCCGCCTACGAGGCCCGGATGCTCCGCCGGATGCCCGGCAACCTGCCCAAGCACGTCGGGGTGATGCTCGACGGCAACCGCCGTTGGGCGAAGGCGGTCGGGCGCGACACCGCCCACGGCCACCGCGCGGGTGCCGCCAACATCGAGCCGCTGCTGACGTGGTGCGACGAGATCGGCATCGAGGTCGTCACCCTCTGGCTGCTGTCGACCGACAACCTCAACCGGCCCGCGCGGGAGCTCGAGCCGCTGCTCGAGATCATCGGCGACGCCGTCGACTCGCTCGCCGACACCGGTCGCTGGCGGCTCAACCCGGTGGGGGCGCTCGACCTGCTGCCCGCCTCGACCGCCGAGCGGCTCAAGAGCGCCGCCGAGCGCACCGCCGAGGTCGAGGGGATGCTCGTCAACGTCGCCGTCGGCTACGGCGGCCGCCGCGAGATCGCCGACGCCGTGCGCTCCCTGCTCAACGAGCACGCCAGCCGGGGCACCTCGCTCGAGGAGCTCGCGCAGATCATCGACGTCGAGCACATCGCCGACCACCTCTACACCAAGGGCCAGCCCGACCCCGACCTGGTGATCCGAACGTCGGGGGAGCAGCGCCTCGGCGGCTTCCTCCTCTGGCAGAGCGCGAAGTCGGAGTTCTACTTCTGCGACGCCTACTGGCCCGACTTCCGCCGGGTCGACTTCCTGCGCGCCATTCGCGCCTACGCCCACAGGGAGAGGCGCTTCGGGTCGTAGTTAGGCTGCCCTTCGTGAGCAAGCCGATCACCCTCCTGACCGTCACCCGCTCCGAGCGGCTCAGCCCCGGGATGGTGCGGCTCCACTTCGAGGGCGACCTCGCCAAGTTCGCGGACAGCACCTTCACCGACCGCTACGTGAAGCTCGTCTTCGGCGACGTCGCCGAGCTCGAGCGCGGCGGCCGACCCACGCTGCGCACCTATACCGCGGTCGACCCCGACGTCGCCGCCGGGACCATGAAGATCGACTTCGTCGTCCACGGCACCTCCGGCATCGCCGGCCCGTGGGCGTCGACTGCCCAGCCCGGCGACACGATCCACGTCCGCGGCCCGGGCGGCGCCTACGCGCCCGACCCGACGGCCGACTGGCACCTGTTCGCCGGCGACGAGGCCGCGCTGCCGGCGATCCGGCAGTCGCTCGCCGCGCTCCCCGCCGACGCGGTCGGGTACGCCGTCCTCGAGGTCGACACCCCCGCCCACGAGCAGCCGCTGCCGGCGCCCGCGGGCGTCGAGGTCACCTGGATCCACCACAGCGGCACCAGCAACGGGTCCTCCGCCGGGCGGCGGGGGCTCGCGGACGCCGTACGCGCGCTGCCGTGGCGCGAGGGCCGGGTGCACGCGTTCGTCCACGGTGAGGCGCAGGTCATCATGCACGAGGTCCGGCCCTACCTGCTCACCGAGCGCGCGGTGCCACGCGACGACGTCTCCATCTCCGGCTACTGGCGCGACGGCCGCACCGAGGAGGAGTTCCGCGAGTGGAAGGCGGCCCTGGCCGCGGCCGAGGCCGGCTGACCCGCCGGACCTGGTCTAGTCCTTCCCGCGGGATCTGCACGCCCGACGTTCCGGCCGCGTTCACCGAGGACACCCCGGTCGGTAGGCCACGACGCTGATAGTTCCTGACGACCGGGCATCCGCCCGGTCGGCTGTCTCGCCGCGCTCGGGCGGCAACGTTTGAGGAAGCTAGCGTTGACCACTCTGCCCGTCGTCGATCCCGGCGCGCCCGAGGTCGCTCCGCGACGGATCTCCCGTCGCGCGACCGGCGCGGACGCGGTGTTCGTGCACGTCTCCCGGGCGATCGGGGCATCGGTGCTCGTCATCACCGGCGGCGTCGGCATCTTCCTCGCGTGGCAGGCGGTCCCGACCCTCAAGAACTACGGGCTCGGGTTCCTCTACCGGGCGGAGTGGAAGCCCGAGGAGAACCTCCTCGGCATCGGCGGCGTCCTCGTCGGCACCGTCTCCATCGCGCTGGTCGCGATGTCCATCGCGTTCCCCCTGGCCGTGCTCACAGCGCTCTACATCAGCGAGTACGCCCCGGCGAAGATCAAGGCCGCCCTCGTCTCGCTCGTCGACCTGATGGCGGCGATCCCGTCGATCGTCTACGGCCTCTGGGGCTTCTTCCTGATCATGCCGCACGCAGGAGAGTTCGCGTTCTGGCTGCAGGGCACGTTCGAGTGGGTGCCGTTCTTCGAGGTCCGCGGG
Proteins encoded in this region:
- a CDS encoding SIP domain-containing protein, whose translation is MSKPITLLTVTRSERLSPGMVRLHFEGDLAKFADSTFTDRYVKLVFGDVAELERGGRPTLRTYTAVDPDVAAGTMKIDFVVHGTSGIAGPWASTAQPGDTIHVRGPGGAYAPDPTADWHLFAGDEAALPAIRQSLAALPADAVGYAVLEVDTPAHEQPLPAPAGVEVTWIHHSGTSNGSSAGRRGLADAVRALPWREGRVHAFVHGEAQVIMHEVRPYLLTERAVPRDDVSISGYWRDGRTEEEFREWKAALAAAEAG
- the pstC gene encoding phosphate ABC transporter permease subunit PstC translates to MTTLPVVDPGAPEVAPRRISRRATGADAVFVHVSRAIGASVLVITGGVGIFLAWQAVPTLKNYGLGFLYRAEWKPEENLLGIGGVLVGTVSIALVAMSIAFPLAVLTALYISEYAPAKIKAALVSLVDLMAAIPSIVYGLWGFFLIMPHAGEFAFWLQGTFEWVPFFEVRGTDPDAAVPDAGRYVASAFCAGIAVAMMVMPMACAVMRQVFSQTPPGEREAALALGATKWGVIRSVVLPFGRGGIIGGTMLGLGRALGETIAVVLIIAPVFEIKWNVLETGTNSVSSLIAVRFGDASPSQLSALLAAGFVLFLLTLAVNTAAAVVVNRSRSGADADA
- a CDS encoding AIM24 family protein, whose amino-acid sequence is MTAAAWHPDPTGQHELRYWDGSQWTEHVSDGGVVSTAPLQPPAQPESQHDASAGSGEASPFSEDSSDATMRAGGDPLTDPYSESSSADESAPSVFDAPADETPADEQPADDPFAATRVVPQQQVEEQAAEEQAAEEQAAEEPAAQAPSYESSAPTYEAGPSSYEATPPAFGGAPPAYTPEQQPLPAHDPYAQQPPMGQPHVGGPSAYGDAFGGITGDLIDGRYSEVGDTPGPSLQNSKMLKVRINEPFMARQGSMVAYQGNVNFAYQGGGAAKFLKKAVTGEGLSLMRVEGQGDVFLADIAANVHILHLNNSGLSVNGKNILAFSANLQWNIERVKGGSIAAGGLFNTTLRGTGWVAITTDGDPVVLNAQEAPTFADANALVAWSVQLQTGIKSSFTAGALIGRGSGEAFQVTFNGPGFVIVQPSEGVPPVPTA
- a CDS encoding isoprenyl transferase, with the translated sequence MADWKQGVRRVLYPAYEARMLRRMPGNLPKHVGVMLDGNRRWAKAVGRDTAHGHRAGAANIEPLLTWCDEIGIEVVTLWLLSTDNLNRPARELEPLLEIIGDAVDSLADTGRWRLNPVGALDLLPASTAERLKSAAERTAEVEGMLVNVAVGYGGRREIADAVRSLLNEHASRGTSLEELAQIIDVEHIADHLYTKGQPDPDLVIRTSGEQRLGGFLLWQSAKSEFYFCDAYWPDFRRVDFLRAIRAYAHRERRFGS